DNA sequence from the Pedobacter schmidteae genome:
CCCTTCAAACGGATAAAGTACGGTGATAAAACTCGAGGTATTTTCATCACCCTTCGCTTTTTCAAAAGCGAAAGCAGGGCGGGGAACTTCCTTACGGTAGGCATAAGATACTTTACCTTCTTCTTCAGTTAATACAGCACCGTTGGCAAAACCCTGTATCAACAGGTTGTTGCCATCTTTATAACCGGTTTGAGCGCTATTGTTGCCTTTGTTAAAACGAACACCACTTTCTTCGGCAAACTGGAAATGAACACCTACATTGCCTTTGGCAGTACCAATGGCCTCATCCACAATCACAAAGTATTTTTTGTCGACAAACAATACGCTGCGGCGGTGGCTCAGTGTTTTATAACTAGGATTGCTGTACACCAAAAGATCAACAGCAGGACTTGTTTTCCATGTGATCAGCTTTGCATCACAAGTCTCCATATTGTTGTTGTCCAACGTCAAGGTCTTGTGTACTTTAGTCTGGCGGTAGGCTTCTCTTAATTTCTGTATTTCTTCATTTCCGCTATACACATAACAACCCGCATCAGGCATAAAATTACGGCCTTTTACCCAAAGGTCGAAGGTGCCGTTGTCGGGCTGACTATGGAAGAATCCCGGAGGGCTGGCCCTTAGTACCATTACGGTAGCATTTTCTTTCCAACCGTTTCTAAAAGTGTAAAAGCCACCTGTTTTTAGGGCGCTGGATAAATAAGCAGGTGTAGTACCCTGTTTTCCTTCGGTAGCAAAATACTTGATAGTTTGGTTTTGAGGAAACACTTCCAGCCAGCTTTTATACTCTTTCAGCATCTGATCTTTGTTGGCCAGTTTCGCATCTCCAAACATGGGATAAACATAGTCAGGGAAAGAAAAATCGGCCAGGGCAATGATCATCTGTTCTATGGTCTTTTTATAGCTGTCCGGAAATTCATTGGCCATACCCGTTAGCTGTGTCATACGCAAGGCCTTTAAAAAGATATTGATGGTGGCTACATGATAGTTTGGCGATAACTCAAACTGCAGGCCATCCGGATAAATCTGTTTTTTGATCTCGGTATTTAGTATCTCTATACCACTTTTTCTCCAGGCATCCGCAGCTTTAAGTTCCGGGAAAAAACAACCCGCATAAATGATGCGCTGCGCTTCAAACAACAAATGGTTCCCTTTTTCAGAGTAATTGTTCAGGATATGATTGGCCTGCTGATTGTAAATATTCAAAAACTCAAGCAGAAAATCAGGGCTGAAGCTAGGTGAAGTAATAAACATATTGAACATGGCAGGCTGGTCCTGAATGCGGGTAGCCACTTCTAAAGGGCGCCAGGCAAATCTGTCGTTTTCTTTAGACAGACCCAATGGGTTCTTTTTTACCCAGTCGCGGAACTGGAAAATCCACTCTTTGGCGTATTTTTCATCACCCGACGACCAATAGGCCAGTCCCATAGGCTCCCACCAATACATACGGTGCAATTGCCAGCGAATTTCATTGTCCTTAACCGGCCAGTGTTGCCAGTTGATATCCTTACCATAATCAATAAAACCATAACCAGGGTGTACATAAAACTGGTGCAACATGCCTTTGTCGGCTTTTTCTTGTACACCTGCAGGTAGCTTTTTGCCGGCAAAACGGGCTTTATCTTCCTTATTGTATTCAGGATGTTTGATGTTGCTCCGCTTTCTGTAGTATTTTAACAGCGCTTTAGCCGCATTTTCATAGTCTTTGGCCGTTACCAGTTTATTTACTTCTTCCAGTCCCGGATAACTTAGGTTCAGGTTATTGAAACTATCCTTAGTTACCGGTGTACCCTGCTGTTGTGCAAACAATAGCGTAGGGACAAGGGTAAGTAATAAAAAGATCCTTTTCAGTTTCATTGTGGTTGTTTTAATTAAGACTGACTGATGGTTTTCAGGTTAATTTTTTTGATCTCGGCATAACGTTTTAAAGCCTCCAGGAAGTAGTAATCGGCATAATTTAAAGGTGTATCAATTTCCGAATTGTACAATAATGCACCCACACTATGTTTCAATATGAAAAACTTATTCTCTCCCGGTTTGGCCAGATACTCATCCGACGATAAGGTTTTCAGAATATCTTCAGCATATTTAAAGTACTTCTGTCCGTCTTTTACCTGTGTGCTCAGGTCTAACAATGCTGAGGCAATAACGGCGGCAGCCGAAGCATCACGAGGCGATCTGTCGCGGTTGTGCACATCAAAATCCCAAAGTGGAATTTTATCAGCAGGCATAGCAGGATGGTTCATAATAAAAGCTGCAATATGCTCGGCATGCTCAATAAACTTCTTGTCTTTGGTATCTTTAAAACTCATGGTATAGCCATATAGTCCCCATGCTTGTCCGCGTGCCCAGGCCGATTCATTTGTCAATCCCTGGTGGGTTTCTCTTTGTAGCACCTTACCTGTTAATGTATCGTAGCTGATGACATGATAAGAACTGTAATCTTTTCTGAAATGATTTTTCATGGTGGTTACCGCATGTGTTTTGGCGGCATTGAACCATTCCGGCTTATGAAATTCCTTTCCTGCCCAGTATAAATACTCCAGGTTCATCAGGTTGTCGATGATAACCGGGTACGCCCAGTGCCCAAAATCCCATGAGCGGATTACACCAGCTTTTTTGTTAAAACGGGCATATAAATTAGCTGCACCATTTTCCAGAGGTTTCAGGTAAGTTTTATCTCCGGTCAGTCTGAATGCATTTCCATAAGAGCAGTATAACATAAAGCCAAGGTCATGCGTATCCTTTACATATTGTATAGAATCCAGCGCCAGGGTAAATCTTTTGGCTTCAGTAGCTAAATTTTTATCACCTGATAGTTCATATCCATACCATAAGCTGCCTGCAAAAAAACCGGTAGTCCAGTCGCGTAATGGAGCAAGCCTTACTGTGCCATCAGGATTAATCGACCTTGGATTCATTCCAGGTGTATAAGTTTGTGCTGCTTTGGTCAATTGGTACACGGCTGTCTTTGTCGATTTTTTTAACCAGTCATCCCCGTTGCCCTTCGTGACTGCCATACTATTTGTCGATCCCATAAAAGCCAGGGAAGCAACAAATACGCTAAGTAGTGATTTCATATTTGTGTTTTTTGTCTGTTAACAATAATGATGCAAACCCAACATCTGTAGCAAAAAGCACAGGCATGTTTTAGTTCACTCATCTCGTGATCTAAGTTTTGTTTTGTGATTGATGAAGGTAGTGAGCATAAAAATCAAAGGCTTTAGGTATAGGATAAATTCGTTTAAATATTGATGAATGTTAAAATAATCAGGTCTTAGGGACGGTATTGTTTTACGCCATATAGCGGTTAAATGAATGTCAACACGTATTTTTGTCAAATAATTGGATGATTAATCAAAAGTGATAGCATTTTAAACAATACCTAAATCCCTTCTGCGTATACTGCTATACATTCGTTTTGTCAATTAACCAAATTATGTAAATCCAAAAATGTTATGAAACGATTTTTACTGCTATTAATTATTGTTGCGGGTAACCTTACGCTCTATGCCCAAAATATAAGTGTAAAGGGGGTGGTTACCGATGAAGCGGGCAACCCGCTACCCGGTGCTACAGTTACGGAGAAAGGTGTTGCCAACGGAAAAGTGACCGATAACAATGGTGCGTATGAAATCAGAGTTAAACAGGATGCTGTTCTTGTTTTTTCCTATATCGGATCGATCAGTACCGAGCGTGCCGTTAAGGGGCGTTCCGTTATTAATGTACAACTTGCTGACGACAACAAGAACCTGAATGAGGTGGTTGTTATTGGTTACGGTACAATGAAGCGGAAGGATCTGACCGGGGCTATATCTTCGGTAAAAGGGACCGAGTTGGCCAAAGTACCAGTGCCAAACGTAGCTTCAGCCTTACAGGGCCGGATTGCAGGTGTACAGGTAGCTCCCTCTGATGGAACTCCGGGGGCACAGCCTTCTATTGTAATCAGGGGTGGAGGTTCTATTACCCAAAGTAATGAACCTTTGTATGTAGTGGATGGTATTCCACAAACAGATGGGCTAAGCTTTCTTGATCCAATGGATATAGAGAGTGTAGATGTACTGAAAGATGCGTCTGCCGCTGCTATTTATGGTGCAAGGGGAGCGAACGGGGTAATCCAGATCACCACCAAACAGCCTAAAGCCGGAAAACTGACCATAAATTATGACATGTATTATGGTGCAAAAAAGATAACCAAGGAATTGCCCTTGTTAAATCCATATGATTATACCCTGCTTCAATATGAGAGGTCACTGGGCAACGTTACTGAGATGGACCGTTATACCAGGACGTTTGGTGATTTTTCCAGAAGAGATGAGCTTTATTTAGGAAAACCAGGTATAAACTGGCAGAATTTAGCACTGGGAAATACCGCAAATAGCCAGTACCATAAAATAGGCATTAGTGGCGGAAGTAGCGAAACGAGGTTTAACTTGTTCTATTCTCATAATAACGACGAAGGAACTATGCTGTACAGCTCTGCTGATAAAGATGTAATGAAGCTGACTGTAAACCATAATCTTGGTAAAAAATTAAAGGTGAACGGAATTGTAAACTATTCTAACCAGAATACCTTCGGTGTAGGAACCAGGGAAGGTAACAATCGTTTCAACCAGCTTCAAAATATCCTTCAGTACCGCCCAACCTTTGGTATCGGCGGAAGTGATGACGACCTGATCAATCAGGATACAGACCCATTCCTGGATGAAAATTCGGGTAATGTGCTCCAAAACCCGATTACCAATGCTGAATCGCAAATGAGATCGGCCAACGGCAAACTTTTAAATGTAAATGCTTCGCTTGATTACGAATTTTTTCCTGGCTTTACCTATAAAGGATTGGTGGGTTTTAAAACAGCCAACAACAAAACAAAGCTGTTTAATGATGCGCGTTCCATGAATGCCAAGCGTACAAATGGCCCTAATGGATCTATTGCCCAGGCAGATCAGAATGGTTGGAATTACACCAATACACTAACTTATTCTCCTAAATTAAAAAAGGGGCACAGTCTGACCGTAATGGCAGGGCAGGAGCAGTTGTATAACCTGTATGAGAATTTCTCTATGGCGGCAAGCAATTTCCCTAACGTGAATTTAGGTCTGGACGATATTGCCCAGGGAGCGGTAATGGGGCCATTAAGCTCCAGAAAGGAAGATGATAAACTATTTTCTTTTTTTGGTAGGGCCAATTATGCCTATAAAGAAAGGTATCTTTTGTCTGCCAGTTTTAGGGCCGATGGTTCGTCCAAGTTTGGTGCCGATAATAAATTCGGTTATTTCCCATCGGCAGCATTTGCCTGGAGGGTAAGTGATGAGAGTTTTATGAAAAACATCAAAGAAATCTCTGATCTTAAACTGCGTGTAAGTTACGGAGCATCGGGTAATAACCGTATTGCCAACTACCTTTCGCTGGATTTGTTCCAGTCTGGTTTTTACCCTTTAAACAACTCCAATGTGATCGCTGTTTTTCCTAATTCATTACCTAACCCCAACCTGAAATGGGAAACTACTGTTTCGAAAAATCTTGGTTTGGATTTGGGCTTGTTTGGCCAGCGTGTACAATTAACAGTGGATGCCTATGATAACAGAATTTCCGACCTGCTATTAAATTCAGTAGTTTCAGGTGTGTCCGGATTTAACAATATGCTTATTAATGTTGGTTCTACCAGTAATAAAGGAGTCGAGTTTAGTTTAAATACCGTTAACATTAAAAAGAGCGATTTCAGCTGGAACAGTGCTTTTAATATTGGTTTCAATAACAATAAGGTTACCAGCTTGAACAAAGGCGATAAGTTTATGCTGGCCAATTCAGGCTGGGGCGAAAACCTGGAAAACGATTATATCGTAGAAGTAGGTCAGTCGGTTGGCCGCATGTATGGTTATAAAACCAATGGAGTTTATACCGTTGAGGATTTTAATTATAATGCAGCAACGCAGGTGTTCACTTTAAAAAGCGGAATCCCGCAAGATCCAAACAACCCGGCAAAACCAGGTACACTGAAATTTGTGGATGTGAAGGAAGACGGGGTGATCAATTCCGACGACCGTTCGGTAATAGGAAACGCAACACCTAAATTCACTGGTGGCTTAAACAATAATTTCAGTTATAAAGGCTTTGATTTAAGCGTGTTTATCAACTGGTCGTACGGAAATGACATTTACAATGGAAACCTACTAAATAACAGTCAAACCAACCTTAACAATATCAATACCATGGCTTATTTTGCCGACCGCTGGATCACCGTTAACGCTGCGGGGCAACGTATCACCACTCCGGAGGAAATGAATGCCTTGAATGCGGGAAAAACGAAGCCTTCATATAATGGCAGAGGTTCGGCTTTGCGTCTTTACGATCAAATGATCGAAGACGGCTCATTCCTGCGCATTAGCAACGTAAGTCTGGGGTATACCTTCCCTAAAAACTGGATCTCCAAGTTAAAGATGAGTGGTGCCAGGGTATATGTTACGGCCTATAATCTGCATACCTTTACCAAATACAGCGGGTACGATCCGGAAGTGAGTACGGCCAACCCAACCCGCTTAACCCCGGGTGTAGATTTTGGTGCTTATCCGAGAAGCCGTTCATTTGTGGCCGGTGTAAATGTTTCCTTCTAAAATTCAAGATTAAGATCATGAAAAGATATATTAAATTAATGGCCGTAGCATCAGTTATGTTTGTTATGCCAACTTCATGCAAAAAGTGGCTGAAAGAAGAACCTTATTCACTTTATGCAAGCGATACCTTTTTTAAGACTACCGACGAGGCCGATATGGCTGTACTTGGGGTTTATCAACAGATGACCGGAACCGCGGGGTATGGCTTTTACATGTCGATGGTATTCGATATTGATAGTGATATTGCGCAGATGCAGGGCGCTACAATTAGTGATGGCCCACGTCAGGTTGCACATTATTCCATTCCTACGGCCCATTCATATATGCTCGATACCTGGAGGCAAATGTACAGGGGTATCAATAGGGCCAATCTGGTTATTGAAAAGGTACCACAGATGGACCTTTACAAAAACGGCACAGATGCACAGAAAGCGACCTTGAACAAAATACTTGGAGAAGCAAAATTTTTAAGGGGACAGTATTATTTTGATCTGGTACGCCTTTTTGGTGATGTGCCGATGAAGCTCAAATCCACCGAAGCTACAGATGATGTGCTACTGCCAAGAACTGACCGTTACGAGATTTATACCCAGATTATTAAGGATATGACAGAAGCGGCTGCAGTTATCCCGGAAAACTCTGCCAAATCTAAGGATGAAAGAGTAAGTAAAGGAGCAGTAAAGGGAATGTTAGCACGTGTTGCTTTGTTTGCAGGCGGATTTTCATTGAGGCAAAATGGTGTGATGGAACAACCATCCAACTATAAGGAATATTATGCGCTTGCACAGAAAATGACCTCAGAGGTGATGACTTCTGGCGAGCATTCCTTAAATGCCAGCTATGAGCAGATCTTTAAAAACCATTGTAAATTTATCCTGGAGCCTAAAGAATCGATGTATGAAGTAGCTTTGTTTAACGCAACAGGGGGAAGTGGAAACAGTGGTGTAGTAGGCACCTGGAATGCACCGATTGCCGATAACGGAAACCCTTATGGCAGGGCAAACTCCTTTTACAAAACTACAGCCCTGTTTCAGAAAAGTTATAAGACCGGTGATTTGCGCAGGGATGTAGCTGTTTGTACTTATAAACTGGATGTTACAGGGGCCCAGGTAGCTCAAACTACAGGCCGCCTTGATGAAGGCTGGGCTCCGGGAAAATGGAGGCGCGACTGGCAGAATACAGGCCCCAAAGACTTGAACAATACAGATATCAACTGGACCTTGCTGCGCTATGCTGATGTTTTGCTGATGCGTGCTGAAGCAGAAAACGAGCTGAATGGAGGGCCAAATGCGGCAGCCTATGATGCGATTAACCAGGTAAGAAGAAGGGCCTATGGTAAGCCGTTGAATACTCCGGATGCTGCGGTTGACCTGCCTGCAGGCTTGAACAAAGATGATTTTTTTGAAAGATTGAAACAGGAACGCGCCTGGGAACTTTGTTTTGAAGGAATGAGAAGGATGGATTTGATCCGTTGGAATATCCTTGCCACAAGCATTAAAGCTACACAGGTAGCTTTAAAAGCTTACCGTAGCAATTACGCCTATATAGCGGCCGATTATTTTACACCAAATAAAAATGAATTATATCCAATCCCTCAGATTGAAAGGGATTTGAATACGAACCTTTCACAAAATCCTAAATATTAACTTATAAGGAATTGATAAAATTAAAACCGGCCTCATTCTATATTATTAGAATGAGGCCGGTTTTGTTATATCATACAAAAACTTAGTTTTGCTATATCGACGTCACTAATCATGGAAATAAAAAATCTTCAACATATACCTCTTCCTTCAATTGTGGATTGCCTGTTGGAATCCTTTGCCGATTATTTTGTAAAGATGCCTGAAGATGTCCAATATTGGGAAAATCGGTTTTTAGGTGCCCGGGTTAATTTTGAATTGTCATTCGGAATGTTTGACCAGGGGAAATTAATCGGTTTCATTATAAATGGAATAGACTATACGGGGGATGATTTAACTGCTTTTAACACGGGAACCGGCGTAATACCTGCATACAGGGGAAATAAAGTTGTAGATGGCATCTATGATTTTGCTATTCCTATTCTGAAAAAAAATGGGGTTAAAAAATGTATGCTGGAGGTGATCCAAAAGAACGAAAAAGCAATTCGTGTATATGAAAGGATTGGGTTCTCAAGCCATAGGTCACTTAAGTGTTTTAAAGGAAGTCTAAAGACAGGAACAGCAGGTGTCGATATCAGGAAAGTCAACTTTGAACATATTATAGATAAACAAACTGTTGATCAGCAATTGTATTCATGGGATAACAATAATGAGGCAATTCTTAGTGCCGGAAATTTATATCAAGCATTTGAGGTTTACTCCAGAGATAGCTGTATCGGATATTTCGTGATCAATCCCAAGATTGGTTACATCCCTCAGTTTGAATTATATGATACCGAATCGGATAACCAGCCGCAGCTTTTCGCGGGCATCAGACAGGCGGCAGAGGAAGTGAGGATCAATAATGTAGATGCTTCCAGAATACATCTATTTGATGCGCTGTTGCAAGCCGGACTGGAAAATCATATCGATCAGTTTGAAATGGAGATGAAAATATTTTAAAAATAAACAAATTCCTTTCAATTACGTTGAAAACTGGTAAATAGCCTTATTAATGCGTTATAATCTTTGTAGGTTTAGTCTTACCGGAGTCAGATAAATCTGAAAACCGGGCAACTAAACCCATATAAAAATGAAAAGACAGCTTTACTTGTGCCTGATTTTTTTTGTTGCGGAGCTTGTTGCTTTTACAACAAAAGGCCATGCTCAAATGCAGAATGATGTAATCTGGAAAGAGGTGGATGGCGTATCGATGCCGATCCCTCCTAGGGCTCATCCACGATTATACCTTCGTGAAAAACAAGTTCCTGATTTAAAAAACAGGATGAACGACCCGGAACTGAAAAAGGTTTGGGCCGACATGATTAAAATGCAGGAAGACTGGAAGCCTGAGGATATTCCGGAAGTGAAGGACTTTCGCTTTTATTTTAACCAGAAAGGACTTACGGTAAGGGTCGAATTAATGGCTTTAAACTATTTGATGACCAAAGACCCAAAGTTGGGACGGAAAGCCATTACTTCCATTATCGATACCCTTGAAACGGCAACCTTTAAGCCTGCGGGTGATATTTCGAGAGGGATTGGCCTGTTTATGGTAACCGGGGCTATTGTATACGATTGGTGCTATGATCAATTGAAGCCGGAAGAAAAAAGCCGTTTTGTGAAAGCATTTGTGAGGTTGGCCAAAATGCTGGAGTGTGGTTATCCTCCAGAAAAGGATAAGTCCATAGTAGGGCATGCTTCAGAGTGGATGATCATGCGCGACCTGCTCTCGGTAGGTATCGCCATTTACGATGAGTTCCCGGAAATGTATAACCTGGCTGCGGGCCGTTTTTTCAAAGAGCACCTGGTAGCGCGCAATTGGTTCTATCCTTCGCACAATTACCATCAGGGTATGTCGTACCTGAACGTAAGGTTTACCAACGATCTTTTTGCACTATGGATATTAGACAGGATGGGAGCAGGTAATGTATTTCATCCCGGACAGCAATTTGTACTTTACGATATGATCTATAAACGTCGTCCCGATGGACAGATCATGGCTGGTGGCGATGTAGATTATTCCCGGAAAAAGCCTAAGTATTATTCATTACCGACATTGCTTGCAGGCAGTTATTATAAGGACGAATATCTCAATTATGAATTTCTCAAAGATCCTAAGGTTGAGGCGCATTGCAAATTATTCGAATTTTTATGGCGGGATACCAAACTGGGTAGTCGCAAACCTGACGATTTGCCGCTCTCCCGGTATTCCGGTTCTCCATTTGGATGGATGATTGCACGGACAGGCTGGGGGCCAGAAAGTGTGATTGCCGAGATGAAAATCAATGAGTATTCTTTTTTGAACCATCAACACCAGGATGCAGGAGCATTCCAGATTTATTACAAAGGACCATTGGCTATCGATGCCGGATCATATACCGGTTCGTCGGGTGGTTACAATAGTCCGCACAATAAGAACTTTTTTAAGCGCACCATTGCGCACAACAGCTTGTTGATTTATGATCCTAAGGAAACTTTCAGTTCATCGGGATATGGTGGAAGTGATCATACCGATTTTGCAGCCAACGATGGAGGTCAGCGCTTGCCAGGAAAAGGTTGGACGGCGCCTCGTGAACTGAAAGAAATGTTGGCTGGTGATTTTAAAACAGGTAAAATTATTGCTCAGGGATTTGGTCCTGATGCACAAACGCCTGATTATACTTACCTGAAAGGTGACATCACGGAAGCGTATTCTGCAAAGGTGAAGGAAGTAAAACGTTCGTTCCTTTTCCTGAACCTTAAAGATGCCAAAGTTCCTGCAGCTATGATTGTTTTTGATAAAGTGGTTTCTGCCAAACCTGATTTTAAAAAGTTTTGGTTGTTGCACAGTATTGAAAAACCCGAAATAAAGGGCAACCAAATGACTATAAAACGTACAAAAAACGGTGATAGCGGGATGTTGGTGAATACAGCTTTGTTGCCAGATATGGCTAACGCTGACATTACGGCTGTTGGTGGTAAGGGCAAAGATTTCTGGGTATTTGGTACCAATTATACCAACGATCCTAAGCCGGGCACGGATGAGGCATTGGAACGTGGCGAATGGCGCATAGAGATTACACCGAAAAAGGTAGCTTTAGAGGATTACTATCTGAATGTCATGCAGATTGCCGACAATACACAGCAAAAATTGCACGAGGTGAAACGTATTGATGGCGATAAGGTGGTTGGGGTACAGCTTGCGGATAGGGTGGTTACTTTCAGCAGAACTTCCGAAACAGTTGATCGTACTTTTAACTTTTCTGTTAGCGGAAAGGGTATCTTCAAATTTGTGATTACAGATCTTTTACCAGGTACCTGGCAGGTATGGAAAGATGGTAAGGTGCTTTATCCTGCACTTTCTGCCGGTGGTGATGATGCTGCGCTTCATTTTACCGGAACTGAAGGAACCTATCGTTTCCTGAGATAGGGTTTTCAATTTTAAAGGGTATGAAATAACAAAAGGTCGTTTTTTTATAGAAAAACGACCTTTTGTTATTTTTTTTCGTCGGGTTTATTCTTTAGCCTCTTTGCTGTTTTAAGCTATTATTCAGCATCCATTCTATCTGGCCATTTACACTACGGAACTCATCAGCTGCCCATTTTTCGATAGCTTTCATAGTTTCAGAGTCGATCCGTAGTGCAAATGATTTTTTTTCAGCCATTTTATTGATTTAAAGTACCAGTGTTGATTACCGGTTTTGTTTCACTATCACCGCACAAAACTACCATTAAATTACTTACCATAGTTGCTTTTCTGTCATCGTCAAAATCAATTATTTTTTTCTCCGAGAGTAAATTTAATGCACTTTCTACCATGCCAACGGCACCCTCTACAATTTTATGACGTGCAGCAACTACAGCTGATGCCTGTTGCCTTCTCAGCATAGAGTGGGCAATTTCCGGTGCATAGGCCAGGTAGCCAATTCTGGATTCGATGACTTCAATTCCGGCAATGTCCAGCCTTTCGGTAAGCTCATGTTCCAGTGTTTTATTCACGTCATCAAAATTAGTACTTAGTGTAACAGTGGCTGTTTCATCTTCAAAATGATCATAAGGGAAAGAACCGGCCAGTTTACGAACAGCCGAGTCGGTCTGTATTTTGATAAAAGCAGAATAGTTGTCTACTTCAAATGCACATTTAAAAGTATCCTTTACCCGCCATACCAAAATTACACTAATGATAATGGGGTTCCCCATCTTGTCATTTACCTTAATTTTTTCACTTTCAAAGTTTCTGGCCCGTAAGGAATAAGTATATCTGTTGTAAAGTGGGTTTACCCAAAAAAGACCATTTTGTTTAATGGTACCCCGATATTTTCCAAAAAGCAACAGCACCTTTGAACTGTTTGGGCTAACAATGGTAAGTCCCTTTGCTAAAATAATTGCAATGGGTATAGTACAAATTAAG
Encoded proteins:
- a CDS encoding SPFH domain-containing protein — protein: MKTEKIIAPFNGYLTVLLTVLAALAAIYGAITENIPVLICTIPIAIILAKGLTIVSPNSSKVLLLFGKYRGTIKQNGLFWVNPLYNRYTYSLRARNFESEKIKVNDKMGNPIIISVILVWRVKDTFKCAFEVDNYSAFIKIQTDSAVRKLAGSFPYDHFEDETATVTLSTNFDDVNKTLEHELTERLDIAGIEVIESRIGYLAYAPEIAHSMLRRQQASAVVAARHKIVEGAVGMVESALNLLSEKKIIDFDDDRKATMVSNLMVVLCGDSETKPVINTGTLNQ
- the hepB gene encoding heparin/heparin-sulfate lyase HepB, translated to MKRQLYLCLIFFVAELVAFTTKGHAQMQNDVIWKEVDGVSMPIPPRAHPRLYLREKQVPDLKNRMNDPELKKVWADMIKMQEDWKPEDIPEVKDFRFYFNQKGLTVRVELMALNYLMTKDPKLGRKAITSIIDTLETATFKPAGDISRGIGLFMVTGAIVYDWCYDQLKPEEKSRFVKAFVRLAKMLECGYPPEKDKSIVGHASEWMIMRDLLSVGIAIYDEFPEMYNLAAGRFFKEHLVARNWFYPSHNYHQGMSYLNVRFTNDLFALWILDRMGAGNVFHPGQQFVLYDMIYKRRPDGQIMAGGDVDYSRKKPKYYSLPTLLAGSYYKDEYLNYEFLKDPKVEAHCKLFEFLWRDTKLGSRKPDDLPLSRYSGSPFGWMIARTGWGPESVIAEMKINEYSFLNHQHQDAGAFQIYYKGPLAIDAGSYTGSSGGYNSPHNKNFFKRTIAHNSLLIYDPKETFSSSGYGGSDHTDFAANDGGQRLPGKGWTAPRELKEMLAGDFKTGKIIAQGFGPDAQTPDYTYLKGDITEAYSAKVKEVKRSFLFLNLKDAKVPAAMIVFDKVVSAKPDFKKFWLLHSIEKPEIKGNQMTIKRTKNGDSGMLVNTALLPDMANADITAVGGKGKDFWVFGTNYTNDPKPGTDEALERGEWRIEITPKKVALEDYYLNVMQIADNTQQKLHEVKRIDGDKVVGVQLADRVVTFSRTSETVDRTFNFSVSGKGIFKFVITDLLPGTWQVWKDGKVLYPALSAGGDDAALHFTGTEGTYRFLR
- a CDS encoding Arc family DNA binding domain-containing protein, giving the protein MAEKKSFALRIDSETMKAIEKWAADEFRSVNGQIEWMLNNSLKQQRG